A genomic stretch from Sphingobacterium sp. ML3W includes:
- a CDS encoding RNA polymerase sigma-70 factor codes for MQKEEILFKTHYNGLCHFAWKILGDLTTAEDLVQDSFIAYFKNTDQVSANDIAIKNYLYSSVRFACYNHIRHEKVRQKYWNVVGFTEEDNTALELNMIHSEVIQEIYKIIEQMPASCQQVFRLGYLEGLSNLEITKELQISINTVKTQKQRGMKMLLKRLNPEFLPLVIFLLKNI; via the coding sequence ATGCAAAAGGAAGAAATATTATTCAAGACACATTATAACGGGCTTTGTCATTTTGCTTGGAAGATATTGGGAGATCTCACCACAGCAGAGGATCTCGTACAGGATTCATTTATTGCTTATTTTAAGAATACAGACCAGGTTAGTGCCAATGATATTGCAATAAAGAATTATCTCTATAGTTCTGTCCGTTTTGCTTGTTATAATCATATTCGGCACGAAAAAGTAAGACAAAAGTATTGGAATGTAGTTGGTTTTACCGAAGAAGATAATACAGCACTTGAATTAAACATGATTCATAGTGAAGTTATTCAAGAGATATACAAAATCATTGAACAAATGCCCGCCTCCTGCCAGCAAGTCTTTCGATTGGGATATCTCGAAGGTTTATCCAATCTGGAGATTACGAAAGAATTACAGATTAGTATTAATACTGTAAAAACACAAAAACAACGCGGTATGAAAATGCTGCTAAAGCGCCTAAACCCTGAATTTCTCCCTCTTGTTATTTTTTTGTTAAAAAATATTTAA